In Clostridium sp. DL-VIII, the following proteins share a genomic window:
- a CDS encoding sugar nucleotide-binding protein, translated as MNRILILGGSGLIGTAVINEMTQYNQFDVYSTYFQNPILLNQGKSFKLDIQDEDKISSILYNLKPQIIISCLRGNFKKQLILHIKAAEYLRENGGSLYFFSTANVFDSDLSRPHYEDDSPTSKTNYGQYKIECEKKISEILCDDACILRIPQVFGKSSLRMNELSNSLNNNKEITVYPKLYHNTNTDIMIAKQLCYIINSSLKGIFHLGSEDVVNYKNFYEELITELGFRNSIIKENFEEEGYFALLSKRINKFPKQLRLTNKSVIKYLIN; from the coding sequence ATGAACAGGATTTTAATATTGGGTGGAAGTGGACTTATAGGAACAGCAGTAATAAATGAAATGACTCAATATAATCAATTTGATGTTTATTCAACTTATTTTCAAAATCCAATACTGTTGAACCAAGGTAAAAGTTTTAAACTCGATATTCAGGATGAAGATAAAATAAGCAGTATATTGTATAACTTAAAGCCTCAAATTATAATTTCATGTTTAAGAGGAAATTTTAAGAAACAGCTAATTTTACATATAAAAGCTGCTGAATATTTAAGGGAGAATGGTGGTAGCTTATACTTTTTCTCTACTGCAAATGTCTTTGATAGTGATTTAAGTAGACCTCATTATGAAGATGATTCACCAACTTCTAAAACTAATTATGGACAATATAAAATAGAATGCGAGAAAAAAATATCGGAAATATTATGTGATGATGCTTGTATATTAAGAATTCCTCAAGTTTTTGGGAAAAGTTCTTTAAGAATGAATGAACTATCAAATTCACTTAATAACAATAAAGAAATTACTGTATATCCAAAACTTTATCATAATACAAATACTGATATTATGATAGCAAAACAATTATGCTACATAATAAATAGCAGTTTAAAGGGTATTTTTCATTTAGGATCAGAAGATGTAGTTAACTATAAAAATTTTTATGAAGAATTAATAACAGAATTGGGGTTTAGAAATTCAATAATTAAAGAGAATTTTGAGGAAGAAGGATATTTTGCACTCTTATCAAAAAGGATAAATAAATTTCCAAAACAATTAAGGCTTACTAATAAATCAGTGATCAAGTATTTAATTAATTGA
- a CDS encoding DUF3784 domain-containing protein: protein MIIGFVMSGIFGLLRVIFLIFKEKACILLAGYNFKTKEERESYNEVRLSKYERNFFFIYSVIYFIGATASIFFGKLCFWIAFLVWLIYFLKNVHLTPEKAFDKYKK, encoded by the coding sequence GTGATTATTGGCTTTGTTATGTCAGGAATATTTGGATTACTCAGAGTGATATTTCTAATTTTTAAAGAAAAAGCGTGTATTCTATTAGCTGGATATAATTTTAAAACTAAAGAAGAAAGAGAGAGCTATAATGAGGTGCGTTTGAGCAAATATGAACGTAATTTCTTCTTTATATATTCGGTTATCTATTTTATTGGTGCAACAGCATCAATATTCTTTGGTAAATTGTGTTTTTGGATTGCTTTTTTAGTATGGCTTATATATTTTTTAAAAAATGTACATCTTACTCCTGAAAAGGCCTTTGATAAATATAAAAAATAA
- a CDS encoding HD domain-containing protein has product MQYCYEKEDIPSLEEAKMLLKEAEDLNPGPWVMHSMYVAEGAKLTAEQTENLNPEVAYVLGMLHDIGRREGVHAMRHGLDGYRYAISNGYELVARICLSHTAFKYNKEVVVVGRWDGTIEEYNFVKDYLSRTEETEYDKLIKLCDYLALPSGFVLIEKRIVDIALRGGVNEYTIPRWESIFEIKSYFEEKIGKSIYSLLPNVKENTFGL; this is encoded by the coding sequence ATGCAATATTGTTATGAAAAAGAAGATATACCTTCATTAGAAGAAGCAAAAATGCTATTAAAGGAAGCCGAAGATTTAAATCCAGGGCCTTGGGTAATGCATTCTATGTATGTAGCAGAAGGAGCAAAACTTACAGCAGAGCAAACAGAAAATCTAAATCCTGAAGTTGCATATGTTTTGGGAATGTTACATGACATAGGAAGAAGAGAAGGTGTACATGCTATGAGACATGGATTAGATGGATATAGATATGCAATTAGTAATGGATATGAGTTAGTAGCTCGAATTTGTTTAAGCCATACAGCATTTAAATATAATAAAGAAGTTGTTGTTGTTGGAAGATGGGATGGTACTATTGAAGAATATAATTTTGTAAAAGATTATCTATCACGTACAGAAGAAACAGAATATGATAAATTAATAAAGTTATGTGATTATTTAGCGCTACCAAGTGGATTTGTATTAATAGAGAAAAGAATTGTTGATATAGCATTAAGAGGAGGAGTTAATGAATATACAATTCCAAGATGGGAATCAATTTTTGAGATTAAAAGTTATTTTGAAGAGAAAATAGGAAAATCTATTTACAGTTTGCTACCAAATGTGAAAGAAAATACGTTTGGATTGTAA
- a CDS encoding methyltransferase domain-containing protein, with amino-acid sequence MGDWSSVQYLMFKNERTQPAIDLVNRIYMDNPKKIIDIGCGPGNSSQVLAKRFPNAYILGVDNSANMIETAKTEYPNLDFKICDVNKDLSILDNDFDVVFSNACIQWIPNHNQLLKKMLGLLKLGGILAIQTPMNYNEPIHKIIGEVSESEKWKSEFSNPRIFYNLTQSEYFDLLSEISSEFSMWETTYFHKLKSHEDIMEWYRGTGLRPYLNVLSDEKKRAFEKDIFDRVKKEYPKQKNGSIIFRFPRFFFIATSKGASS; translated from the coding sequence ATGGGGGATTGGAGTTCAGTACAATATTTAATGTTTAAAAATGAAAGAACACAACCAGCAATTGACTTGGTTAATCGTATTTATATGGATAATCCTAAAAAGATTATTGACATAGGATGTGGTCCGGGAAATAGTAGTCAGGTTTTAGCTAAGAGATTTCCAAATGCATACATTCTTGGGGTTGATAATTCTGCAAATATGATTGAGACAGCAAAAACAGAATATCCTAATCTTGATTTTAAGATTTGTGATGTAAATAAAGATTTATCAATTCTTGATAATGATTTTGATGTTGTTTTTTCAAACGCTTGTATTCAGTGGATACCAAATCATAATCAACTTTTGAAGAAGATGCTTGGGTTATTAAAACTAGGAGGAATACTTGCTATACAAACGCCAATGAATTATAATGAGCCAATTCATAAAATTATTGGAGAGGTTTCAGAAAGTGAAAAATGGAAATCAGAGTTTAGTAATCCCAGAATTTTTTACAATTTAACACAAAGCGAATATTTTGATTTACTATCAGAAATTTCATCTGAATTTTCTATGTGGGAAACTACATATTTCCACAAGTTAAAATCCCACGAAGACATTATGGAATGGTATCGTGGTACAGGATTAAGACCATATTTAAATGTTTTATCAGATGAAAAAAAGAGGGCTTTTGAGAAAGATATTTTTGATAGAGTTAAAAAAGAATATCCAAAACAAAAAAATGGAAGTATTATTTTTAGGTTCCCAAGATTCTTTTTTATAGCAACATCAAAAGGTGCTTCTTCATGA
- a CDS encoding NFACT RNA binding domain-containing protein produces the protein MALDGIYLYSLINDLEKSILNSKIDKINQPEKDEIILTLRKDRKNLKLLISSSPRFARIHLTNSTKENPIKAPMYLMVLRKYILGGRITKLTQKDNDRILIMEIENRDELGFDSVYSLIIEIMGRHSNITLVRNRDNKVMESIKHITPDINSYRVLYPGVNFVYPPASTKLNPFSTTFEELNSFVSKNSIIFDDKFYFNCFTGISKLLSTDLFYKIVKCNVSPTIQEICDDFKKLITNLNENISYNIYTTKTGIVKDFYSLKLNSLEEDFLSIPYGDPNTLMDAFYEKKDKQDRLQNKSTDLQKLLHTNIERCNKKLRILNETLKECSEKDSYKIKGDLLTSYIYTIKKGDTECTLLNFYNENEEEYIKIPLNSTKTPSENVQYYYKKYNKLKISEEYAKLQLEKNSDEIAYLNSVLTNILNAESYTEIDDIKNELIETGYIRYRKNNKNSKQNKASKPHHFVSSDGIDIYVGKNNLQNEYLSLKFANKNHLWLHAKDIPGSHVIVCSFEVPDKTLEEAAIIAGFYSKGKESSKLPVDYTKVKELKKPNGAKPGMVIYHTNKTLVIDPSEFNTLFQK, from the coding sequence ATGGCATTAGATGGTATCTACTTATATAGTTTAATAAATGATTTAGAAAAATCAATATTAAATTCTAAAATAGATAAGATAAATCAACCTGAAAAGGATGAAATAATTTTAACCTTAAGAAAAGATCGTAAAAATTTAAAACTATTAATTTCATCATCACCTAGATTTGCTAGAATTCACTTAACAAATAGTACAAAAGAAAATCCTATTAAAGCTCCTATGTATTTAATGGTTCTTAGAAAATACATACTTGGAGGAAGGATTACAAAGCTTACACAAAAAGATAATGATAGAATTTTAATTATGGAAATTGAAAATAGAGATGAACTAGGTTTTGATAGTGTGTACTCTCTAATTATCGAAATTATGGGACGCCATTCTAACATCACTTTAGTTAGAAATAGAGATAATAAAGTAATGGAATCTATTAAACATATCACTCCTGATATAAACAGCTATAGAGTTCTATATCCAGGTGTTAATTTTGTTTATCCACCAGCATCTACTAAATTAAATCCTTTTTCTACTACATTTGAAGAATTAAATTCTTTTGTAAGCAAAAATTCTATTATTTTTGATGACAAATTTTATTTTAATTGTTTTACTGGAATAAGTAAACTATTATCTACAGATTTATTTTACAAAATTGTAAAATGTAACGTATCACCTACAATACAGGAAATTTGTGATGATTTCAAAAAGCTTATTACTAATCTAAATGAAAATATTTCTTATAATATATATACAACTAAAACTGGTATTGTTAAAGACTTTTATTCGTTAAAATTGAATTCTTTAGAAGAAGATTTTTTATCAATACCATACGGTGATCCAAACACTTTAATGGATGCATTTTATGAAAAGAAGGATAAGCAGGATAGACTTCAAAATAAATCTACTGATTTGCAAAAGCTTCTTCATACTAATATTGAAAGATGCAATAAGAAGCTAAGAATACTCAATGAAACACTTAAGGAATGTTCTGAAAAAGATTCTTATAAAATAAAGGGAGATCTGTTAACTTCCTACATTTATACAATAAAAAAAGGCGATACTGAATGTACATTGCTTAATTTCTATAATGAAAATGAAGAAGAATATATAAAAATCCCTTTAAACTCAACAAAAACTCCTTCTGAAAATGTTCAATATTATTATAAGAAATATAATAAACTTAAGATTTCAGAGGAGTATGCTAAACTGCAACTTGAAAAGAATTCGGATGAAATAGCTTATCTTAATTCTGTGCTTACTAATATTCTTAATGCAGAAAGTTATACTGAAATTGATGATATAAAAAATGAATTAATTGAGACAGGATATATCCGCTATAGAAAAAATAATAAAAATTCTAAACAAAATAAGGCATCCAAGCCACATCATTTTGTTTCAAGTGATGGTATTGACATATATGTTGGAAAAAATAACTTACAAAATGAATATTTAAGTTTAAAGTTTGCTAATAAAAATCATCTTTGGCTTCATGCAAAAGATATACCTGGTTCACATGTTATTGTCTGCTCTTTTGAGGTTCCCGATAAGACCCTTGAAGAAGCTGCAATAATTGCTGGTTTCTACAGTAAAGGAAAAGAGTCTTCAAAGTTACCTGTAGATTATACAAAGGTTAAAGAATTAAAGAAACCAAATGGAGCAAAACCTGGTATGGTTATTTATCATACCAATAAGACTTTGGTAATAGATCCGAGTGAATTTAATACCCTATTTCAAAAATAA
- the dapF gene encoding diaminopimelate epimerase has translation MDFYKMQGAGNDFVFVEDFDNKIEDECKLAVKLCDRHFGIGADGLVIVRKSEVANAKMVIINADGSRANMCGNAIRCFGKYVFEHKIADGTKFSVETGDGIKEIEIILENNKVRYVRVYMGKPSYKGCDIPLNNMESLIEKEITVNGRTYIMTTVLMGVPHTVIFEDDREYDVVTEGSKIEKLDIFKEGSNVNFVKIVDKTHIRVNTWERGAGATLACGTGCSASVVVAKKFGLVDKDKEIYVKAPGGELIIEVLGDDVYMKGPAEVSFEGKTTL, from the coding sequence ATGGACTTTTATAAAATGCAGGGGGCAGGAAATGATTTTGTATTTGTTGAAGATTTTGATAATAAAATCGAAGATGAATGCAAGCTTGCTGTAAAATTGTGCGATAGGCATTTTGGAATTGGCGCTGATGGGTTAGTTATTGTAAGAAAATCAGAAGTGGCAAATGCAAAGATGGTTATTATAAATGCAGATGGATCAAGGGCTAATATGTGCGGAAATGCAATAAGGTGCTTTGGAAAATATGTATTTGAGCATAAAATAGCAGATGGCACTAAATTTTCAGTGGAAACTGGAGATGGGATTAAAGAAATAGAAATAATATTAGAAAATAATAAAGTTAGATATGTAAGAGTTTACATGGGGAAACCCTCTTACAAGGGATGTGATATACCATTAAACAATATGGAAAGTCTTATAGAGAAAGAAATTACTGTTAATGGTAGGACGTATATCATGACTACTGTATTAATGGGAGTTCCTCATACGGTTATTTTTGAGGACGACAGAGAATATGACGTTGTCACCGAAGGATCTAAAATAGAGAAGCTTGATATATTTAAAGAAGGAAGTAATGTAAATTTTGTAAAGATAGTTGATAAGACTCATATAAGAGTTAATACATGGGAAAGAGGGGCAGGTGCAACTCTTGCATGTGGTACAGGATGTAGTGCATCTGTAGTAGTAGCTAAGAAATTTGGACTTGTAGATAAAGATAAAGAAATTTATGTTAAAGCGCCAGGTGGTGAATTAATTATAGAAGTTTTAGGGGACGATGTATACATGAAAGGTCCTGCAGAAGTATCATTTGAAGGAAAGACAACTTTGTAA
- a CDS encoding aspartyl-phosphate phosphatase Spo0E family protein — MSAILEIEARIYEMRQALYEVIDRKNNLLDSEVITASKKLDELLNEYNKLTREEIK, encoded by the coding sequence ATGAGTGCTATATTGGAAATTGAAGCAAGGATTTATGAAATGAGACAAGCATTATATGAAGTCATAGACAGAAAAAATAATTTATTAGATAGTGAAGTAATTACTGCGAGTAAAAAGCTTGATGAATTATTAAATGAATATAACAAGTTAACTAGAGAAGAGATAAAATAA
- a CDS encoding TetR family transcriptional regulator, with product MKEKINENAVAQQIMDAAIPLFAVKGYTGVSIRELSKEAGVNSALISYYFGGKSELYSNILKTQLELLVTAVSGIQKEKLLPIEEIYLFSEKLCSLHKKYPYLIRIVLGEIINPTFCYDSIVKVGIENINHLLKDCIQRGINSGDIRNDIDPAATAISLVGIINFYFLTFPLSQELFIENGKKIDHYIKESIEQYLHGILMH from the coding sequence ATGAAAGAAAAAATTAATGAGAATGCAGTAGCTCAGCAAATTATGGATGCGGCTATACCTTTATTTGCCGTTAAAGGATATACAGGGGTATCTATAAGAGAACTTTCTAAAGAGGCGGGAGTTAATAGTGCGTTAATTTCCTATTATTTTGGAGGAAAAAGTGAATTATATTCCAATATTTTAAAAACTCAACTAGAACTTCTTGTCACTGCTGTTAGCGGAATTCAAAAAGAAAAGCTTTTACCGATAGAAGAAATTTATTTGTTTTCAGAGAAGCTTTGCTCTCTTCATAAAAAATATCCTTATTTAATCCGAATAGTACTCGGTGAAATTATTAATCCAACATTTTGTTATGACAGTATCGTAAAAGTAGGGATTGAAAACATAAACCATTTACTTAAAGACTGTATACAAAGAGGTATAAATTCTGGAGATATAAGAAATGACATTGATCCAGCTGCTACGGCTATTTCATTAGTTGGAATAATTAATTTTTACTTTTTAACTTTCCCTTTAAGTCAAGAATTATTTATAGAGAATGGGAAAAAGATTGACCATTATATTAAAGAGTCAATTGAGCAGTATTTACATGGTATTTTAATGCATTAA